DNA from Candidatus Eremiobacteraceae bacterium:
GCGTACTTCGCGAACGCGTACGCGAGCATGCTGCGCCTAAGATCGTTGACGATGACGGTCTTCGCGACGCGCGCGAGCTCGCGAAGGACGGCGACGGCGGCGTCGCCGTCGAAGTGATGGAATGCGAGCACGATCGTCGCAAGGTCGAAACTCTTATCGGCGAAAGGCAACGAGGTAGCGTCCGCTTGTTGGAGACGGATATCGTCTCGACCCGACACGCGTCCGGCTGCGATGGCGAGCACTTTCGGCGACCGGTCGACCGCGACGCACGTCGCCGCGACGCCGCGGCTGCGGAGATGGTCGAGCATGAAGGCAGGCAAGTCCGCGCCGCCGGTCGCGACGTCGATGATGGTACGCGGAGGAGGGTCGATGCGGTCGATCTCGAGGCGCAGGCTGCGCCGCCCGCCGAGCAGCCTATTGACCCGAGCGAGGTCGTGCAAGCTCCCGCGCCAGAGGGCGTCGTCGCCGCTCGTCGTGTCGTCGTCCATCAATTCGCGGGCGATCAGGCGCGGCATCGTCCTCGCATTCTAGAGCAGGGTGATGAAAAACACCTTAGCACGAAGGAGGCGGCCTTCCCGTCGGAATGCCCGTTTAGTGCAAGCGGTGTCACTTCTAAGCGATTGGGTTGTTGGGTATCATGGGTGGCACGCCGACTCGTAGACCTTCGCATAGGTGAGCAATTTGAACGAAGCGTCCCACGCGAACCAGCCCCAGCCCCAGCCGCAAGGTTTCGATCCGATCCAGTTCACCGTGACGCGGCCGCTCGCTTCTCCGAACGAGCTCGCCGTCGCTTTCGGTCAGCTGATCGACGGCATCGCCGACATCAGCGGCACTTCGGTCGAGCGCATCATCACGCCGGGTCTCAGCGCGATCACGATCTCGTGGCTCAACCGTTCGGTTCCGTCGGACGAGTGGCTCGGCGACGTCGAAAGCCAACTGCGTTCATTCGCCGCATGCACCGGCGTCGAGGTCCACTTCCGCCGGCGCTAAGTCAGCCGGTCTTCTCGCTGACGCTCTTGGCCTGCAGGAACAGCAGCAGGTAGTCCGGACCGCCCGCTTTCGAATCCGTTCCCGACATGTTGAATCCGCCGAACGGGTGAACGCCGACGAGTGCGCCGGTGCTCTTCCTATTGAAGTAGAGATTGCCGACGTGGAACTCGTCGCGCGCGCGCTCGAGCTTCGCGCGGTCCTTCGAATATACGGAACCGGTCAACCCGAACTCGGTGTTGTTCGCGATGGCGAGCGCGTCGTCGTAGTCCTTCGCCTTGATGACGGCGAGCACGGGACCGAAGATCTCTTCCTGCGCGAGCTTGCCGTCGGGCGGAACGTCGACGAATATCGTCGGCTCGACGAAGTAACCGTCGCTGCCGACGCGCTCGCCGCCGTAGGCGAGCTTCCCCTCAGCTTTGCCGGCCTCGATGTACTCCTGGATCTTCTTCATCGACGACTCGTTGATGACCGGTCCCATCCCTTTGTCCGGACTGGTCGTGTCGCCGACCGTGATCTTGTCGGTCCGCTCGACGAGCCGCTTCACGAACTCGTCGTACACGGGCGCCTCGACGATCGCGCGCGAG
Protein-coding regions in this window:
- a CDS encoding methyltransferase domain-containing protein; protein product: MPRLIARELMDDDTTSGDDALWRGSLHDLARVNRLLGGRRSLRLEIDRIDPPPRTIIDVATGGADLPAFMLDHLRSRGVAATCVAVDRSPKVLAIAAGRVSGRDDIRLQQADATSLPFADKSFDLATIVLAFHHFDGDAAVAVLRELARVAKTVIVNDLRRSMLAYAFAKYAFPLFTRNKFTLADGPMSVLRAYTPQEASALARNAGWTRVDVRKYPGYRMALVGGAA